In the genome of Dioscorea cayenensis subsp. rotundata cultivar TDr96_F1 unplaced genomic scaffold, TDr96_F1_v2_PseudoChromosome.rev07_lg8_w22 25.fasta BLBR01000998.1, whole genome shotgun sequence, one region contains:
- the LOC120255430 gene encoding reticulon-like protein B17 produces MDSSGYSTPPSRRSDPRLRPTSSSRLSHSIDPSSPINSSLQDLLLLSPPPSSFRHPKLLPEPIPDVIHRKKSKSSNQLLPTTCASPRSARRARRRLEKEIIRDDRDFGCGIDDDVAKPRKPRQSTKPKVSRKERMILFSPPPIPPSPPPPPPPPPISAPVPRIVDEDCCSSVDGLLEMILELIMWKNVAKSSFWFGFGLVLFLSFWFSRDVNFSFITAVSHLCILVLAIAFFVDSISRSMQKKWRGEFKLTEDDVLRVSRVVLPLANAALVKAQGVFSGEPLMTLKVAPVLIFGAKFGHLITPWRLSATGFFLLFTAPKLFSCYSQQIHKKAENIRNYICEAWRACQHKKFAG; encoded by the exons ATGGACTCCTCCGGCTATTCAACTCCGCCTTCCCGCCGCTCCGACCCTCGCCTCCGCCCCACATCCTCCTCCCGCCTCTCCCACTCCATCGATCCCTCATCCCCAATCAATTCCTCACTCCAagacctcctcctcctctccccACCACCCTCCTCTTTCCGCCATCCCAAACTCCTCCCGGAACCCATCCCCGACGTCATTCACCGCAAGAAGAGCAAGAGCTCCAACCAGCTCCTCCCCACGACCTGCGCATCCCCGCGCAGCGCTCGCCGTGCGCGCAGGCGGCTGGAGAAGGAGATCATCAGGGATGACAGGGATTTTGGTTGCGGCATCGATGATGATGTTGCTAAGCCGAGGAAGCCCAGGCAGAGTACCAAGCCCAAAGTCTCCCGCAAGGAGAGGATGATCCTTTTCTCTCCCCCTCCTattcctccttctcctcctcctcctcctcctcctcctcctatcAGTGCTCCAGTGCCCA GGATTGTTGATGAGGATTGCTGCAGCAGCGTTGATGGTTTGCTGGAAATGATTTTGGAGCTGATAATGTGGAAGAATGTTGCCAAATCCTCATTTTGGTTTGGTTTCGGATTAGTGCTTTTTCTGTCTTTTTGGTTTTCCAGGGATGTCAACTTCAG CTTTATCACCGCCGTTTCTCATCTGTGTATCTTGGTCTTGGCCATTGCCTTCTTCGTTGACTCTATCTCCCGAAG CATGCAGAAGAAGTGGAGAGGGGAATTCAAGCTGACAGAAGATGATGTTCTTCGTGTTTCTCGAGTAGTTTTACCACTTGCTAATGCTGCACTGGTGAAGGCCCAAGGAGTTTTCTCTGGAGAGCCATTGATGACTCTCAAa GTAGCACCTGTTCTTATTTTCGGAGCTAAATTCGGCCATCTGATAACACCATGGAGGCTTTCTGCGACTG GATTTTTCCTGCTTTTTACTGCTCCGAAACTCTTCTCTTGTTACTCCCAGCAGATACATAAAAAAG CTGAAAATATAAGGAACTATATCTGTGAAGCATGGAGGGCTTGCCAGCACAAGAAATTTGCAGGGTGA
- the LOC120255431 gene encoding uncharacterized protein LOC120255431: MNLDVIDIETNPRIADCVVAILKNRIRDHRQSLKKYYLSFSDYEDARKKKPNEFITQANWEDLCDYWDNDKTKERAKKAKVSRSYMKTPHNQGSKSFVVVRHELMKKDDESIIDEQHECNRIELYKSTHYKKGKGWASLEAKANYCAMQQKFKKAIDENQDVDVDKICDEVLGTRSGYIKGLGYGPKPNASRCGHAKIIKDLEEEKKYVEKEI, translated from the exons ATGAATTTGGATGTTATTGACATCGAGACAAATCCAAGGATAGCTGATTGTGTAGTTgctatattgaaaaatagaattagagatCATCGTCAATCTTTAAAGAAGTATTATTTGAGTTTTTCTGATTATGAGGATGCAAGGAAGAAAAAACCTAATGAGTTTATTACTCAAGCGAATTGGGAGGATTTGTGTGATTATTGGGATAATGATAAAACTAAG GAAAGGGCtaaaaaagcaaaagtaagCAGATCGTACATGAAAACACCCCATAATCAAGGATCCAAATCCTTTGTTGTTGTTCGTCATGAACTT ATGAAGAAGGATGATGAAAGTATAATAGATGAACAACATGAGTGTAATAGGATTGAATTGTATAAAAGCACTCACtataagaaaggaaaaggatGGGCATCTTTAGAAGCAAAAGCAAACTAC tGTGCAATGCAGCAAAAGTTTAAGAAAGCTATAGATGAGAATCAGGATGTTGACGTTGACAAAATTTGTGATGAGGTTCTTGGCACTCGATCTGGGTATATTAAAGGATTAGGTTATGGTCCAAAGCCAAATGCTTCAAGATGTGGACATGCTAAGATCAttaaagatcttgaagaagaaaaaaaatatgtggaaaaagaaatatga
- the LOC120255428 gene encoding probable 2-oxoglutarate-dependent dioxygenase ANS — protein sequence MDAPMSPPVKSVSTERKMVQARAEAGEAPPTDYIIKESQHPLDAPPPLTAPLPVVHLGQPDDAEEIKTAIQSWGMFQVINHGMASSFLDELRDVARGFFKLRMEEKQKYSNIRDGQFGQEGYGNDEVIGEGQILDWTDRLDLLVQPEDARKLELWPTNPNSLRDVLHEYTMNTKMLIENVLKTTAKSLELNEDFFVSHLGDKFTIFAGFNYYPHCSKPDLVFGLKPHTDGSLITVILPDKDVEGLQVMKDGELITVTTSPHALIINIGDQMEIMSNGIFKSSVHRVVTFSDKDRISIAMFCSNLPEKVIGPADELVNDMRPRMYRNLKVEDYTEVFFQRFLQGKRAIDLAQV from the exons ATGGATGCTCCGATGAGCCCACCGGTGAAGAGCGTCAGCACCGAGCGCAAGATGGTCCAAGCGAGGGCGGAGGCCGGAGAAGCGCCGCCCACTGATTACATCATCAAAGAGTCCCAACACCCACTCGATGCTCCGCCGCCGCTGACCGCTCCGCTTCCCGTCGTCCATCTCGGCCAGCCGGATGACGCCGAGGAGATCAAAACTGCTATTCAGTCCTGGGGCATGTTTCAG GTGATCAATCATGGCATGGCATCATCTTTTCTGGATGAACTACGAGATGTTGCAAGAGGTTTTTTTAAACTTCGAATGGAGGAGAAGCAAAAATATAGCAATATAAGAGATGGACAGTTTGGACAAGAGGGATATGGAAATGATGAAGTTATAGGAGAAGGCCAGATCCTTGACTGGACTGACCGCCTTGATCTCTTAGTCCAACCTGAAGATGCAAGGAAACTAGAACTTTGGCCAACAAATCCAAATTCTTTGAG GGATGTATTGCATGAATACACAATGAACACAAAAATGTTAATTGAGAATGTCCTGAAGACAACTGCAAAGTCACTGGAACTGAATGAAGATTTCTTCGTTAGCCATCTCGGAGACAAGTTCACTATATTTGCAGGATTTAATTACTATCCACATTGTTCGAAACCTGATCTTGTCTTCGGCCTCAAACCTCACACCGATGGCTCTCTGATCACTGTAATTTTACCTGACAAAGATGTAGAGGGACTTCAGGTAATGAAAGATGGCGAATTGATCACAGTGACCACTTCCCCTCATGCTTTGATTATTAATATAGGAGATCAAATGGAG ATAATGAGCAATGGAATATTTAAGAGCTCTGTTCATAGGGTGGTCACATTTTCGGACAAGGATAGGATATCTATTGCTATGTTTTGTTCGAATTTACCTGAAAAAGTGATAGGACCAGCGGATGAACTAGTGAATGATATGAGACCAAGAATGTACAGAAATTTGAAGGTGGAGGATTACACTGAGGTGTTTTTCCAGAGGTTCTTACAAGGAAAGAGAGCCATTGATTTGGCTCAAGTCTGA